In Streptomyces sp. NBC_00091, the following proteins share a genomic window:
- a CDS encoding ABC transporter ATP-binding protein, translating to MSGPGGRMMTGPGQRSMDFKGSGKRLLAQLAQDRAKLWGMVAAVVGSVGCAVVGPKILGEATDLVFAGIVGRQMPDGLTKQQALDGLRDKGQGGMADMLSGTDFTPGQGIDFGAVGVMALWALVVFTLAGLLMLVATRLSNHVMNGTVYRMREELQAKLSRLPLSYFDQQKRGEVLSRATNDIDNIGQTLQQTMGQLMNSLLTIVGVLVMMFWISPLLALVALVTVPVSVVVAAKIGKRSQPQFVAQWKSTGTLNAHVEEMYSGHSLVKVFGRQKESAAVFAEQNEELYRASFKAQLVSGIMQPVMFFISNINYVLVAVVGGLRVASGTLSIGDVQAFIQYSRQFSMPLSQVASMANLVQSGVASAERVYELLDAPEQEPDVEVAERPEELRGQVTLDKVAFRYEPDKPLIENLSLTVEPGQTVAIVGPTGAGKTTLVNLLMRFYEVTGGEIALDGVDIAKMTREELRGGIGMVLQDTWLFGGTIAENIAYGASREVTRAEIEEAARAAHADRFIRTLPDGYDTVLDDEGAGVSAGEKQLITIARAFLSDPVILVLDEATSSVDTRTEVLIQKAMARLAHGRTSFVIAHRLSTIRDADVILVMESGSIVEQGTHEELLSSGGAYARLYAAQFAQAVVEVD from the coding sequence ATGAGCGGGCCCGGAGGACGGATGATGACGGGGCCGGGCCAGCGGTCCATGGACTTCAAGGGGTCCGGCAAGCGCCTGCTGGCCCAGCTGGCGCAGGACCGGGCCAAGTTGTGGGGCATGGTCGCGGCCGTGGTCGGCAGCGTCGGCTGCGCGGTGGTCGGGCCGAAGATCCTCGGCGAGGCCACCGACCTGGTGTTCGCGGGGATCGTCGGCCGGCAGATGCCGGACGGGCTCACCAAGCAGCAGGCGCTGGACGGGCTGCGGGACAAGGGGCAGGGCGGGATGGCGGACATGCTGTCCGGCACCGACTTCACCCCGGGGCAGGGCATCGACTTCGGCGCCGTCGGGGTCATGGCGCTCTGGGCGCTGGTGGTCTTCACGCTGGCGGGCCTGCTGATGCTGGTCGCGACCCGGCTGTCGAACCACGTGATGAACGGCACCGTGTACCGGATGCGCGAGGAGCTGCAGGCGAAGCTGTCGCGGCTGCCGCTGTCGTACTTCGACCAGCAGAAGCGCGGCGAGGTGCTGAGCCGGGCGACGAACGACATCGACAACATCGGCCAGACGCTCCAGCAGACGATGGGGCAGCTGATGAACTCGCTGCTCACGATCGTCGGCGTGCTGGTGATGATGTTCTGGATCTCGCCGCTGCTGGCGCTGGTCGCGCTGGTGACCGTACCGGTGTCGGTCGTGGTCGCCGCGAAGATCGGCAAGAGGTCGCAGCCGCAGTTCGTGGCGCAGTGGAAGAGCACGGGCACGCTCAACGCCCACGTCGAGGAGATGTACTCCGGCCACTCGCTGGTGAAGGTCTTCGGGCGGCAGAAGGAGTCGGCGGCGGTCTTCGCCGAGCAGAACGAGGAGCTGTACCGAGCCTCCTTCAAGGCGCAGCTGGTCAGCGGGATCATGCAGCCGGTGATGTTCTTCATATCGAACATCAACTACGTGCTGGTCGCGGTCGTCGGCGGTCTGCGGGTGGCCTCGGGCACCCTGTCGATCGGTGACGTGCAGGCCTTCATCCAGTACTCGCGCCAGTTCTCGATGCCGCTGTCGCAGGTGGCCTCGATGGCGAACCTCGTACAGTCGGGCGTCGCCTCGGCGGAGCGGGTGTACGAGCTGCTGGACGCGCCCGAGCAGGAGCCGGACGTCGAGGTCGCGGAGCGTCCGGAGGAGCTGCGCGGCCAGGTCACCCTCGACAAGGTGGCCTTCCGCTACGAGCCCGACAAGCCGCTCATCGAGAACCTCTCGCTGACGGTGGAGCCGGGGCAGACGGTCGCCATCGTCGGCCCGACGGGCGCCGGCAAGACCACGCTGGTCAATCTGCTGATGCGGTTCTACGAGGTCACGGGCGGGGAGATCGCCCTCGACGGGGTGGACATCGCGAAGATGACCCGCGAGGAGCTGCGCGGCGGGATCGGCATGGTGCTCCAGGACACCTGGCTGTTCGGCGGCACCATCGCGGAGAACATCGCGTACGGCGCCTCGCGCGAGGTCACGCGCGCCGAGATCGAGGAGGCCGCGCGGGCGGCGCACGCGGACCGTTTCATCCGCACCCTGCCCGACGGCTACGACACGGTGCTGGACGACGAGGGCGCGGGCGTCAGCGCGGGCGAGAAGCAGCTGATCACCATCGCCCGGGCGTTCCTGTCGGACCCGGTGATCCTGGTGCTCGACGAGGCGACCAGCTCGGTGGACACCCGTACCGAGGTGCTGATCCAGAAGGCGATGGCGCGCCTGGCGCACGGTCGTACGTCCTTCGTGATCGCGCACCGGCTGTCCACGATCCGCGACGCCGACGTGATCCTGGTGATGGAGAGCGGATCGATCGTGGAGCAGGGCACGCACGAGGAGCTGCTGTCCTCGGGCGGTGCGTACGCGCGGCTGTACGCGGCGCAGTTCGCGCAGGCGGTCGTCGAGGTCGACTGA
- a CDS encoding ABC transporter ATP-binding protein, giving the protein MLIRLLRTHLGPYKKPIAALVLLQLLQTSASLYLPTLNADIIDNGVVNGDTGYILRFGALMLGVSLIQLVCNVGAVYYGARTAAALGRDVRAAVFDRVQSFSAREMGQFGAPSLITRTTNDVQQVQMLVLMTFTLMVSAPIMCVGGIAMALSLDVKLSGVLLAVVPVLGISVGAIVFKTRPLFRQMQDRLDVVNRVLREQITGNRVIRAFVRDGYEEERFRRANSELTGVSLASGKLLALMFPVVILVVNISSVAVIWFGAMRVDNGDMEIGQLTAFLAYLMQIVMAVMMATFMFMMVPRAEVCAERIQEVLDTESSVVPPVDPVRTLARRGQLELRGADFRYPGAEVPVLRGVDLVARPGETTAVIGSTGSGKSTLLGLVPRLFDATGGEVLVDGEDVRRLDPELLAQTVGMVPQKPYLFSGTIASNLRYGRPDATDEELWQALEVAQAKDFVSELEAGLDAPITQGGTNVSGGQRQRLAIARTLVQRPEIYLFDDSFSALDYATDAALRAALARETEDATVVIVAQRVSTIRGADRIIVLDEGQVVGEGRHHELMAGNETYREIVLSQLTEAEAA; this is encoded by the coding sequence GTGCTCATACGACTGCTGCGGACCCACCTGGGCCCGTACAAGAAACCGATCGCCGCACTGGTCCTGCTGCAACTCCTGCAGACCAGTGCGAGCCTCTACCTGCCCACGCTCAACGCGGACATCATTGACAACGGTGTCGTCAACGGGGACACCGGCTACATCCTGCGCTTCGGTGCGCTGATGCTCGGTGTCTCCCTCATCCAGCTCGTCTGCAACGTCGGGGCCGTCTACTACGGAGCCCGCACCGCGGCCGCGCTCGGCCGGGACGTGCGGGCCGCCGTCTTCGACCGGGTGCAGAGCTTCTCCGCACGGGAGATGGGCCAGTTCGGCGCCCCTTCGCTGATCACCCGTACGACGAACGACGTCCAGCAGGTCCAGATGCTGGTGCTGATGACCTTCACCCTGATGGTCTCGGCGCCGATCATGTGCGTCGGCGGTATCGCCATGGCGCTCTCGCTCGACGTGAAGCTGTCGGGCGTGCTGCTCGCCGTGGTGCCCGTGCTGGGCATCTCGGTCGGTGCGATCGTCTTCAAGACGCGCCCGCTGTTCCGTCAGATGCAGGACCGTCTGGACGTGGTCAACCGCGTGCTGCGCGAGCAGATCACCGGCAACCGGGTGATCCGCGCCTTCGTCCGCGACGGCTACGAGGAGGAGCGTTTCCGCAGGGCGAACTCGGAGCTGACCGGTGTCTCGCTGGCCTCGGGCAAACTGCTCGCCCTGATGTTCCCCGTCGTCATCCTGGTCGTGAACATCTCCAGCGTGGCCGTCATCTGGTTCGGCGCGATGCGCGTGGACAACGGCGACATGGAGATCGGCCAGCTGACGGCCTTCCTCGCCTACCTGATGCAGATCGTCATGGCCGTGATGATGGCCACCTTCATGTTCATGATGGTGCCGCGCGCCGAGGTCTGTGCCGAGCGCATCCAGGAGGTCCTGGACACCGAGTCCAGCGTGGTCCCGCCCGTCGACCCGGTGCGTACGCTCGCCCGGCGCGGGCAGCTGGAGCTGCGCGGCGCCGACTTCCGCTACCCCGGCGCCGAGGTCCCGGTGCTGCGCGGGGTGGACCTGGTGGCCCGCCCCGGCGAGACCACCGCGGTGATCGGCTCCACCGGCAGCGGCAAGTCCACGCTGCTGGGGCTGGTCCCCCGGCTGTTCGACGCGACCGGCGGCGAGGTCCTCGTCGACGGGGAGGACGTACGCCGGCTCGACCCGGAGCTGCTGGCCCAGACGGTCGGCATGGTCCCGCAGAAGCCGTACCTGTTCTCCGGAACCATCGCTTCCAATCTCCGCTACGGGCGCCCCGACGCGACCGACGAGGAGCTGTGGCAGGCCCTGGAGGTGGCCCAGGCCAAGGACTTCGTGTCCGAGCTGGAGGCCGGGCTGGACGCGCCCATCACCCAGGGCGGTACGAACGTCTCCGGCGGCCAGCGCCAGCGCCTGGCGATCGCCCGCACGCTCGTGCAGCGCCCGGAGATCTACCTCTTCGACGACTCCTTCTCGGCCCTGGACTACGCGACGGACGCGGCGCTGCGCGCGGCGCTCGCCCGCGAGACCGAGGACGCGACGGTGGTCATCGTCGCCCAGCGGGTCTCCACGATCCGCGGCGCCGACCGGATCATCGTCCTCGACGAGGGCCAGGTGGTGGGTGAGGGACGCCACCACGAGCTGATGGCCGGCAATGAGACCTACCGGGAGATCGTGCTCTCCCAGCTGACGGAGGCGGAGGCCGCATGA
- a CDS encoding FGGY-family carbohydrate kinase has translation MGIVAGLDSSSTFTRIVVCDTDTGAVLRQGYAPHPQPAGDTVPHETDPQAWLLSLGEAAGGGLLEGVQAIGVSAQQHGVLPLDSQGALVRPALVGNDKRGQAAAADLVEALGGRAAWMAAVGSVPHSAQPIAKLAWLARTEPEAARRVAVLMSPHDWLVWQLLGRPARRTTDRAGASGTGYWSAATGAYRPDLVELALGRQALLPEVLGPADAAGMTPEGLLISAGTGETTAAVLGLGLGPGDAVVSLGASGSVMAVHHEALADPGGLITSLADAGGMHLPVVNTSNAVRALRGTADLLGTDLEGLSALALKSTPGAHGLVLLPYLEGERTPNLPHTAGTLSGLRRDSMKPEHLARAAFEGMLCGLVDALDVLRHRGAQVRRVFLLGAAAELPAVQAAAPGLFGTQVVVPAPADYAALGAARQAAWALGVRQGTLAPHTPPVWPAPAAQVFEPGEEFAAWQAVRQQYVTTREQLHPGAFQEPGHTGGF, from the coding sequence ATGGGGATAGTCGCCGGGCTGGACAGCTCTTCCACCTTCACTCGCATCGTCGTCTGTGACACGGACACGGGAGCGGTGCTGCGCCAGGGCTACGCGCCCCATCCGCAGCCCGCCGGTGACACCGTTCCCCACGAGACCGATCCACAGGCCTGGCTGCTCTCCCTCGGCGAGGCCGCCGGGGGCGGGCTGCTGGAGGGCGTCCAGGCGATCGGGGTCTCCGCGCAGCAGCACGGCGTGCTGCCGCTGGACTCGCAGGGCGCGCTGGTGCGGCCCGCGCTGGTCGGCAACGACAAGCGCGGTCAGGCCGCCGCGGCCGACCTGGTCGAGGCGCTCGGCGGCCGGGCCGCCTGGATGGCGGCCGTGGGCTCGGTCCCGCACTCCGCGCAGCCGATCGCGAAGCTCGCCTGGCTGGCCCGTACCGAGCCGGAGGCCGCGCGCCGGGTGGCGGTGCTGATGTCCCCGCACGACTGGCTCGTCTGGCAGCTGCTGGGCCGGCCCGCCCGCCGCACCACCGACCGGGCCGGCGCCTCGGGCACCGGGTACTGGTCGGCGGCCACCGGCGCGTACCGCCCCGACCTGGTCGAGCTGGCGCTCGGGCGCCAGGCGCTGCTGCCCGAGGTGCTCGGTCCCGCCGACGCCGCCGGGATGACCCCCGAGGGGCTGCTGATCTCCGCCGGGACCGGGGAGACCACGGCGGCCGTGCTCGGGCTGGGCCTGGGTCCGGGGGACGCGGTGGTCTCGCTGGGGGCCTCCGGGTCGGTGATGGCCGTGCACCACGAGGCGCTGGCGGACCCGGGCGGCCTGATCACCTCCCTCGCCGACGCGGGCGGCATGCACCTGCCGGTGGTGAACACCTCGAACGCCGTACGGGCCCTGCGGGGCACCGCCGATCTGCTGGGCACCGACCTGGAGGGGCTGAGCGCGCTCGCGCTGAAGTCGACTCCGGGTGCACACGGGCTCGTACTCCTGCCGTATCTGGAGGGAGAGCGGACCCCGAACCTGCCGCACACCGCGGGCACCCTGTCCGGGCTGCGCCGGGACTCGATGAAGCCGGAGCACCTCGCGCGGGCCGCCTTCGAGGGCATGCTGTGCGGGCTGGTGGACGCCCTCGACGTGCTGCGGCACCGGGGCGCCCAGGTCCGCCGGGTGTTCCTGCTCGGGGCCGCCGCCGAGCTGCCCGCCGTACAGGCCGCCGCTCCGGGGCTGTTCGGGACGCAGGTGGTCGTGCCCGCTCCGGCGGACTACGCGGCGCTGGGCGCGGCCCGTCAGGCGGCCTGGGCGCTCGGGGTGCGCCAGGGCACGCTGGCCCCGCACACCCCGCCGGTCTGGCCGGCTCCGGCGGCCCAGGTGTTCGAGCCGGGCGAGGAGTTCGCGGCCTGGCAGGCGGTGCGCCAGCAGTACGTGACGACGCGGGAGCAGCTGCACCCGGGGGCCTTCCAGGAGCCCGGCCACACGGGCGGGTTCTAG
- a CDS encoding YtxH domain-containing protein, which yields MRYKVTFLAGLALGYVVGTAAGRERFEEMKKSARRVAQNPAVRNAAESAGQAGRQFAGKAFAAVGDKVGDAVPDSVAKHVRSLRERGQGSEDEWGTSNT from the coding sequence ATGCGCTACAAGGTCACGTTCCTCGCCGGACTAGCCCTGGGATACGTGGTGGGCACGGCCGCGGGGCGCGAGCGCTTCGAGGAGATGAAGAAGTCCGCGCGGCGGGTCGCGCAGAACCCGGCGGTGCGCAACGCCGCCGAGAGCGCGGGGCAGGCCGGGCGGCAGTTCGCGGGCAAGGCCTTCGCCGCGGTGGGCGACAAGGTCGGGGACGCCGTGCCGGACTCCGTGGCGAAGCACGTGCGCTCGCTGCGGGAGCGGGGACAGGGTTCCGAGGACGAGTGGGGCACGAGCAACACCTGA
- a CDS encoding helix-turn-helix transcriptional regulator — MLEALGLDTYVEAVYREMLADPTGGVAELCARLCMTETQVREGLDRLVDLDLLTPSRDNAGGLRAVSPEAGLEQILRRQEEDLIRRQQELAVSKAAAARAVAEFAGLRPNTESDGAERLVGLDAIQSRLEVLARELTVECLSIMPGGAQSQASLDASRPLDEDALRRKVQLRSVYQDSVRNDPATLAYVQWETDLGAQVRTSPVLPPRLVIFDRKTAVVPIDPVNSRLGALCTTAPGIVASLVSLFEQTWEQAVPLGAAREQAAEDGITAGERELLKLLASGLTDEAAGKRLGVSLRTVRRQMSALMERLNATSRFEAGLRAAQRGWL; from the coding sequence ATGCTGGAAGCATTGGGGCTGGACACGTACGTAGAGGCCGTCTACCGGGAGATGCTCGCCGATCCGACCGGCGGAGTGGCCGAATTGTGCGCACGGCTGTGCATGACCGAAACGCAGGTGCGAGAGGGGCTTGACCGGCTCGTCGACCTCGACCTGCTCACCCCGTCGCGCGACAACGCGGGCGGGCTACGGGCCGTCAGCCCGGAGGCGGGGCTGGAACAGATACTGCGCCGTCAGGAGGAGGACCTGATCCGCCGTCAGCAGGAGCTGGCGGTCAGCAAGGCGGCCGCGGCGCGCGCCGTCGCGGAGTTCGCGGGGCTGCGGCCGAACACCGAGTCAGACGGCGCCGAACGGCTCGTGGGCCTCGACGCGATCCAGTCCCGGCTGGAGGTCCTCGCCCGGGAACTCACCGTCGAATGCCTGTCGATCATGCCGGGCGGCGCCCAGTCCCAGGCCAGCCTGGACGCCTCCAGACCGCTGGACGAGGACGCGCTGAGACGCAAGGTCCAGCTGCGGTCGGTCTACCAGGACAGCGTCCGCAACGACCCGGCCACCTTGGCCTACGTGCAGTGGGAGACCGACCTCGGGGCCCAGGTCCGCACCAGCCCGGTGCTGCCGCCCCGACTGGTGATCTTCGACCGGAAGACCGCCGTGGTCCCCATCGACCCCGTGAACTCCCGGCTCGGCGCCCTGTGCACCACCGCGCCCGGCATCGTCGCCTCCCTCGTCAGCCTCTTCGAGCAGACCTGGGAACAGGCCGTACCGCTCGGCGCCGCCCGCGAGCAGGCCGCCGAGGACGGGATCACCGCGGGCGAACGGGAGCTGCTCAAGCTGCTGGCCTCCGGCCTGACCGACGAAGCCGCCGGCAAGCGGCTCGGGGTCTCCCTGCGCACCGTCCGCCGCCAGATGTCCGCGCTGATGGAGCGGCTCAACGCCACCAGCCGCTTCGAGGCCGGCCTGCGCGCCGCCCAGCGCGGCTGGCTCTGA
- a CDS encoding glutamate--cysteine ligase, which translates to MSGVTAPLTVGVEEEFLLVDARTLRVVPAAPLVLATAAGLPQQLHAEGTRYQVEISTPVADSAVTLRHELAVLRRAVSAAAREHGCRLLASPSPVLAVEGPLHLTDDEPRQREQHRRFGALTDTLVSCGRHIHIGTLDVDTAVAVSNRVRPWLPTLIALAANSPFWGGRDTGHSSWRAMAWSGWPSAGPPPHFTSTAHFRRSVQTLLGSGAALDTKMVYWDLRPSGNWPTLEIRAPDMSPDIDTAVLQAELGRALVSSSLRAIAEQRPDPPVRDDVLRLARWRAAHDGLEGFGLDPYTGAEIPAADLAEALLDLVAPDLAAAGDLDHAAKTLGGLLRDGSGAARQRTAFARREDLTDVLRHLVEETENF; encoded by the coding sequence GTGAGCGGCGTCACGGCCCCCCTCACGGTCGGGGTCGAGGAGGAGTTCCTGCTCGTCGACGCCCGCACCCTGCGGGTGGTCCCGGCCGCACCGCTCGTCCTCGCCACCGCCGCCGGGCTCCCGCAGCAGCTGCATGCCGAGGGGACCCGGTACCAGGTGGAGATCTCCACTCCCGTCGCGGATTCGGCGGTCACCCTCCGCCATGAGCTCGCCGTCCTGCGGCGTGCCGTCTCCGCGGCGGCCCGTGAGCACGGCTGCCGGCTGCTGGCCTCCCCCTCGCCGGTCCTGGCGGTGGAGGGGCCCCTGCACCTGACCGACGACGAGCCGCGCCAGCGCGAGCAGCACCGGCGGTTCGGCGCCCTGACGGACACCCTGGTCAGCTGCGGCCGGCACATCCACATCGGCACCCTCGACGTGGATACGGCGGTGGCCGTGTCCAACCGGGTCAGACCATGGCTGCCCACGCTGATCGCGCTGGCGGCCAATTCCCCCTTCTGGGGCGGCCGGGACACCGGGCACTCCAGCTGGCGGGCGATGGCCTGGTCGGGGTGGCCCTCGGCGGGACCTCCCCCGCACTTCACGTCCACGGCCCACTTCCGGCGCTCCGTGCAGACCCTGCTCGGCTCCGGGGCGGCCCTGGACACCAAGATGGTCTACTGGGACCTCCGGCCCTCCGGGAACTGGCCCACGCTCGAGATCCGGGCGCCCGACATGTCCCCGGACATCGACACCGCCGTCCTCCAGGCCGAGCTGGGGCGCGCCCTGGTGTCCTCGTCCCTGCGGGCGATCGCCGAGCAGCGGCCGGATCCGCCCGTACGGGACGACGTACTGCGTCTCGCGCGCTGGCGGGCGGCGCACGACGGTCTGGAGGGGTTCGGTCTGGACCCGTACACGGGCGCCGAGATCCCGGCGGCCGACCTGGCGGAGGCGCTGCTCGACCTGGTCGCCCCGGATCTGGCCGCCGCCGGCGACCTGGACCACGCGGCGAAGACCCTGGGCGGGCTGCTGCGCGACGGATCGGGCGCGGCCCGGCAGCGTACGGCCTTCGCCCGCCGGGAGGACCTGACGGACGTGCTGCGCCACCTGGTGGAGGAGACGGAGAACTTCTAG
- a CDS encoding MFS transporter codes for MTGTASPPRPERRIFADLTPLRSSAHYRRLWVGGTISWMGQAMTALAISLQVYEITGSSFSVGLVGLFSLVPLVAFGLYGGAIADTVDRRKLGLYSQIGLTVLSAGLAVAALLDYHRVWLLYTIVALQAVCGALNGPARSAMIPKLLPPEQLPAANALGSVTMTSGTMLGPVLGGLIVGWWGYQAAYLIDAVTFVAALYAMWRLPSMLPEGRKGRASVLDGLRFLGTRPNIRMTFFSDMAAMVLAHPRALFPAVAVLWYGGDAKTVGLLVAAPAVGALLGGLFSGWQGRIRRHGLAILLSVGAWGLAIAVFGLTRNLWLGLLFLALAGCADTISMVFRSTMLQAATPDAMRGRLQGVFIVVVAGGPRLGDFLAGTVADLTSPAVAVTGGGLACVLVLCGLAARWRAFARYDARAPEA; via the coding sequence GTGACTGGAACCGCCTCCCCTCCCCGGCCCGAGCGGCGCATATTCGCCGACCTGACGCCGCTGCGCAGCTCCGCCCACTACCGGCGGCTGTGGGTCGGCGGCACCATCTCCTGGATGGGCCAGGCGATGACCGCCCTGGCGATCTCGCTCCAGGTCTACGAGATCACCGGCTCCAGCTTCTCCGTCGGACTGGTCGGGCTCTTCTCGCTCGTCCCGCTCGTCGCCTTCGGCCTGTACGGCGGAGCCATCGCCGACACCGTGGACCGGCGCAAGCTCGGCCTCTACAGCCAGATCGGGCTCACCGTCCTGTCCGCCGGCCTGGCCGTCGCGGCGCTGCTCGACTACCACCGGGTCTGGCTGCTCTACACGATCGTCGCGCTCCAGGCCGTCTGCGGGGCGCTGAACGGGCCCGCCCGCTCGGCCATGATCCCGAAGCTGCTGCCGCCGGAGCAGCTGCCCGCCGCCAACGCGCTGGGCTCCGTCACCATGACCTCCGGGACGATGCTGGGCCCGGTGCTGGGCGGCCTGATCGTCGGCTGGTGGGGGTACCAGGCGGCGTACCTGATCGACGCGGTGACCTTCGTCGCCGCCCTGTACGCCATGTGGCGCCTGCCCTCGATGCTGCCGGAGGGCCGCAAGGGGCGGGCCTCGGTACTGGACGGGCTGCGCTTCCTCGGGACCCGGCCCAACATCCGGATGACCTTCTTCTCCGACATGGCCGCCATGGTGCTGGCGCACCCGAGGGCGCTGTTCCCGGCCGTCGCCGTGCTCTGGTACGGCGGCGACGCCAAGACGGTCGGCCTGCTGGTGGCCGCCCCCGCCGTGGGCGCCCTGCTGGGCGGGCTGTTCTCCGGCTGGCAGGGGCGGATCCGGCGGCACGGGCTGGCGATCCTGCTCTCCGTCGGGGCGTGGGGGCTGGCCATCGCCGTCTTCGGCCTGACCCGCAACCTCTGGCTCGGGCTGCTCTTCCTGGCCCTGGCCGGGTGCGCCGACACCATCTCGATGGTGTTCCGCAGCACGATGCTCCAGGCGGCGACGCCGGACGCCATGCGGGGACGCCTCCAGGGCGTCTTCATCGTGGTCGTCGCGGGCGGGCCCCGGCTCGGGGACTTCCTCGCCGGGACCGTCGCCGACCTGACCTCCCCGGCCGTCGCCGTCACCGGCGGGGGGCTGGCGTGCGTGCTCGTCCTGTGCGGGCTCGCCGCGCGGTGGCGCGCGTTCGCCCGCTACGACGCCCGCGCGCCCGAGGCGTAA
- a CDS encoding cupin domain-containing protein has translation MTQTQKAEKVNIAEKLAGFTEQWAQRRIARVNDYDVNVAKLQGEFIWHTHEDTDELFLVVSGTLTIHLRDGDVVLGPGELYVVPRGVEHCPEAVEETSILLFEPTGTPNTGDQGGDRTRAPVNA, from the coding sequence ATGACGCAGACTCAGAAGGCCGAGAAGGTCAACATCGCCGAGAAACTGGCCGGCTTCACCGAGCAGTGGGCCCAGCGCCGGATCGCCCGGGTCAACGACTACGACGTCAACGTGGCCAAGCTCCAGGGCGAGTTCATCTGGCACACCCACGAGGACACCGACGAGCTGTTCCTCGTGGTCAGCGGCACCCTCACGATCCACCTCCGCGACGGGGACGTGGTCCTCGGCCCCGGAGAGCTGTACGTGGTCCCGCGCGGGGTCGAACACTGCCCGGAGGCGGTGGAGGAGACGTCGATCCTCCTCTTCGAGCCGACCGGCACCCCGAACACCGGCGACCAGGGCGGCGACCGCACGCGGGCGCCGGTCAACGCCTGA
- a CDS encoding AraC family transcriptional regulator: MPAAPRPRSTVSAWQPQVAGIAEVFHARFTEHAYPAHVHDTWALMILDGGRVDFALERERYGTGVSESVILLPPGVVHDGRTVTEAGFRKRVLYLDTSVLPEPLTGAAVDAPILYDAALRERVHGLHQALRDPDPFEAQSRLAFVGERLRRWLEGLGPVPYEAPRARVAVRLRELLDARSGEGITLAEASAALGGVHPTHLIRSFRQAYGLPPHAYLTGRRVARARELLLAGMPAARAATAAGFYDQAHLTRHFGRYVGISPARFARSGRV, translated from the coding sequence ATGCCCGCCGCCCCCCGCCCGCGCAGCACCGTCTCCGCCTGGCAGCCGCAGGTCGCCGGCATCGCCGAGGTCTTCCACGCCCGTTTCACGGAGCACGCGTACCCGGCCCACGTGCACGACACCTGGGCCCTGATGATCCTGGACGGCGGCCGGGTGGACTTCGCCCTCGAGCGGGAGCGGTACGGCACAGGGGTCTCGGAGTCCGTGATCCTGCTCCCGCCCGGGGTGGTCCACGACGGGCGGACCGTGACCGAGGCGGGCTTCCGCAAGCGGGTGCTGTACCTGGACACCTCGGTGCTGCCCGAGCCCCTGACCGGCGCCGCCGTCGACGCCCCGATCCTGTACGACGCGGCGCTGCGCGAGCGCGTGCACGGCCTGCACCAGGCCCTGCGGGATCCGGACCCCTTCGAGGCGCAGTCGCGGCTGGCCTTCGTGGGGGAGCGGCTGCGCCGGTGGCTGGAGGGGCTGGGGCCCGTGCCGTACGAGGCCCCGCGCGCGCGGGTCGCCGTACGGCTGCGCGAGCTGCTGGACGCGCGGTCGGGCGAGGGGATCACCCTGGCCGAGGCCTCGGCGGCGCTGGGCGGAGTCCACCCCACCCACCTGATCCGCAGCTTCCGGCAGGCCTACGGGCTGCCCCCGCACGCGTACCTGACGGGGCGCCGGGTGGCGCGGGCGCGGGAGCTGCTGCTGGCGGGGATGCCGGCGGCCCGTGCGGCGACGGCGGCGGGCTTCTACGACCAGGCGCACCTGACCCGGCACTTCGGGCGGTACGTCGGGATCAGCCCGGCGAGGTTCGCCCGGTCCGGCCGCGTGTGA